Genomic window (Candidatus Defluviibacterium haderslevense):
TCAGTTCATCGTTAAAAATTCAAAGTCTGATCACTTGCCCGGGCATGGACATGCCAGAAAAGTAGGAGGAATAGGTTTAGTTAATGTTAAAAAAAGACTTGAACTTATTTATCCAAAAACGCACCAATTAGAGATAAATAGTTTGCCTGATGCTTATGAAATTCAATTAAATATTACAACAAATAAATAAACTTTATGATCCGAACCATTATTGTTGATGATGAACCCTTGGCGATCGAAATTCTAGAGGCTTATATCATGAAAATGCCCAATATGAATTTGATAGCCAAATGTTCAAATGCACTAGAGGCAAATGAAGTACTGAGAACTGAAGATATAGATCTCATGTTTTTGGATATTGAAATGCCCATGATGCTTGGAACTGATTTCTTAAAATCGCTTAAGGATCCTCCACAAATCATTTTCACTACTGCATATCCAGAATTTGCTGTTCAGGGGTTTGAACTTAATGCTTTGGATTATTTATTGAAACCCATTTCATTGGATCGATTTATTAAAGCCGTGAATAAAGTTGTTGTTAGATATGAACCTTCCATGTCTTCAAAGGAATATTCAAAATCACTGGATTATATTTTTGTAAAAGCAGATAAGAAACTCATTAAAATTAATTTTTCTGAAATTATTTACATTGAAGGCTTGAAAGATTATGTGCTAATTCATACGGATCAAAGTAGAATCATAACGCTTCAAACCATGAAAAGTCTTGAAGAAAAATTACCTGTGGAGCTTTTTATCAGAGCTCATCGGTCCTATATTGTAAATCTGAATCGCATTAAAGCCATCATAGGTAATACCATAGAAGTCTTGGAAAAAGACCAAATTAAACAATTGCCAATTGGTAAAAATTACAAAGATGAAATCGAGGTAATGATTGAAAAGAAAAGAATTTAATATAGAAGTAAAACGAATGATGCGCTACAATGGAATTTTACTTTAAAAAATAAAGTCCATAATAAAATAGCTGAATAGACTTATGATTACAATACTAAACAAATTTAAAACTAATCCAGCACGGAGCATTGATTTTAATGGGATCAAGCCACTTGAATAGGCTATCGCATTTGGTGGTGTCCCCATAGGCAACATCCCTGCGCAACTGGCTGCAAGAGTCATTGGAATTCCCAGTATAATGGGAGGAATTTGTAATGCTATGGCTAATGATGCTAAGATGGGCGCCATTACAATGACCTGAGCGATATTGCTCATGACTTCACTTAAAAAGATCGAAACCGTAGCAACCAACATGATAAGTAGGAATCGGTTGTCTGGCGCATAATTGGATATACCCTCTCCTATCATTTTCATTACACCAGCGTTCTCCATGGCTTTAGCTAATGCCAATCCTCCACCGAACATAAGCAAGATCCCCCAGGCCATTTTACTAGTATCTTTCCAGTTCAGAATATTATTAAAATGATTTACATTTTCTTCTTCATCTACATTAATTTCTGAATTTGTATTTGGTTTCATTCCTGACGGTAAACAAAATAATGCAAATGCCCCCATAATTGCAATTATTGTATCATTAATCGGAATGGATAAAAGATTTACGATTAAATCTTTAGTCATCCATAATGTTGCGGTACATATAAAAACAATAAAAACTCTCTTTTCAGCTTTTGTCCATGGACCTAAATCCAATAATTTCGAGCTTATAAATGAATCTGTTTTGGCATTTGCTTTAATATCATTTGGAAATAGCCATTTGGTAAAGGCAAGATAAAGTGCTATTAAAATAAGCACAGCTAAAGGAAAACAAAAAAGAAACCATTGGAAAAATGAAATATTAATATTCATATGATCAGCCATAAATCCCACATAGGCTGTATTTGGAGGAGTTCCAATAATTGTAGAAAGGCCACCTATATTCGAAGCATATGCAATACTCAACAAGATGGCTGTTGAGAAATTACCTAGTGTTGATTTATCATAATTTCTACTCATCACTTTTAGTACTGATAATGCAATGGGGAACATCATCATTGTTGTAGCAGTATTACTAATCCACATACTTATTACAAAAGTGGAAATCATAAAACCTAACAAGATTTGATTTCCATTGCCTCCTGTTTTTTTAGAATATTCAATGCAATTCTTTGGTGTAGATTCCATTTTTCAATGGCTAAGGCCAGAAAAAATCCGCCCATGAATAAAAATATAATGGGATCTGCATAGTGTTTTGAAATATCTTGAATACTTTCAATATTCCAAATTGGAAAAACAAATAATGGAATTAATGCAACCACAGGCATTGGAATCCATTCCAAAATCCATAAGCTAATCATGAAGAGCCCAACTACAATTACTTTTAATGCTTTTATTTCAAGGTTTAAAGGATTTATGAAATAAAATATCAGAAGTAATAGGAGTATTCCTAGTGTTGATAAATAGTACTTGTTCGCAGTATTCATTTACAAAAGTAAAAAGAATAGAATAAGTTTACTTATTTTTTGAATTTCTATATACTTAGGTAGTGTAGGAAGGATTGAATTTATAACGCACTAAGGAATAATAAGCCTCAGAGAATCTCAATTTAATTTTTTTTTACACTGCGGAAGAAGAGGCCACACAGAGTTGCACTGAGAAATTTATCTCTTGAAACTCTGTGAGCGCTCAGTGTATCTCTGTGTAAGTAATTTACATTACACAGAGGAAGAAGAGTCCACACAGAGTTGCACTGAGAAATTTATCTCTTAAACTCTGTGTAACTCAGAGAGAGCTCTGTGTATCTCAGTGTAAGCAATTTATTACACTGAGGAAGAAGAGGCCACACAGAGTTCCACTGAGAAATTTATCTCTTAAAACGCTGTGTAACTCGGTGAGAGCTCAGCGTATCTCAGTGTAAGCAATTTATTTAACGGAGGAATAAGAGGCCACACAGAGTTGCACTGAGAAATTTATCTCTTAAAACTCTGTGTAACTCCTTGTGAACTCAGTGAATCTCTGTGTAAGAAATATAAATTACACTGAGGAAGAGGAGGCCGCACTGAGCTACACTGAGAAATTTATCTATTAAAACTCTGTGTAACTCAGTGAGGGCTCAGTGTATCTCAGTTTAAAATCAGAATTTTATAAATAATAATATTTGCAATTAGCATTAACCATTAACTTTCATTATAGATTTCACTTGTTGCAATACCATGTTTTGTAGCCGAACATAATAAATTCCAGATGGTGAATCTTCAAGATTACAATCCACATCATATTTTCCGGCATCAAGATTCTGATCAATTAATGTCTTAATTACGGAACCACTGTTATTTATTATTTGTACTAAAGTATGTCCACCTTTTGTTTCAAATTTGATTTTAGTAGATTGAACAAATGGATTGGGATAAGCATACACTAAATTTTCACCTAACTTTCTGTGTTCTTCGTGTATAGATGTCGGTATGCAATTACCAGGATCAAAAACAGGCAATCGTTGATAATTTCGTAATTGTATTTGATCCAAATCGGGTTGCTGCACACAAAACCAATCAGCTAAAATGGATGCATAAACAGAACGAAAATCATATTGCATAGGCAAATTAGAATTGACATTAGAATTTGGGTCTATGATTGGGTTCGATCCAACAACTCCGGGTACAACTTTACCTCCAAATAAGAAAATCGGTTGTGCAGCACCATGATCTGTTCCTCCAGAAGCATTGGAAATGATTCTTCTTCCGAATTCTGAAAATGTCATTCCAGCTATTCTATCTTCAAATCCCAATAATTTGGCATCGTCCATAAATGCACCAATAGCATCAGAAACACCTTTTAATAAATTCGCATGTGTACCTATGGTATGATCAGAAGAACTCACTTGTCCAGAATGTGTATCAAAACCATCTGTGTGTACAAAGAAAATTCTAGTCTTAATACCACCATGAATTAATCGAGCGATTATGGCTAATTGATTTCCAAGAGCGTATCCTGGATCTGTAGATAATTTTGGATATATAGAAGATGCATTTTTACCTTTAAATCCTGCCGCTTGTACGGCGTCTCCAAATTTGTCTGTTTGGCGCTGTACTTCTCTTACATAAGCTAGTTCTTTTCCTAAATAGTTATTTGGTGTTGGATCTGAAAGTATGCTGTTTGTAAGATTAAAAGGGTCATTGGTATTGAATATTGATATTCCCATTGGGACTCCTTGATTTTGTAATGCTAATACGACATTGCCTCCTATTCTTATAGCTAATGGATCAGGAATTGAGGGATTTGGAAATCCAACGGGATAATTAGGAAATTCATTAGCTAAGTATCTTCCAGCCCAACCCGAATTTAAATATTCATTCGTATCAGCTCCAGTCATCCAAATATCTGTGGCTCTGAAATGGGAATAACTAAATTTAGGATAGCCCACACTTTGTATGATGCTTAATTTGTTGTTGTTAAACAAATCGTATAATCGGTTTAAAGAAGGATGCAATCCAGTAGCATTATTGGTTCCTTTTAATTTAAGAACTTTATCTTCAGGTATTAATATATTTTGACGGACTGTTGATTTTGACAAAGCACTATATTGATCTAGTGGAATTACAGTATTAAGACCATCATTCCCTCCAATCATTTGTACAATTAACAAAATCCGATCAGTTTCTTCTAATGATGAATTTAAGACAGACAACAATGGACTGTTGGCATATGCATTCACAGTCATTCCTCCAATAGCAATGGGTACGGATTGGATAAAAGATCTTCTTTTCATATATTTGGAATAATTGAATTAATATATTGGGATTAACATAATTGAAATTCTGCAGAACTCATTAAATATTGTACTAAGTCTTGAAGCATGGAAGGCACCTTTCTGGATACCGGATCCGTTGTATTCGGATCAGCTATAAATTCCTCCCATGCTTCTGTCCAATAAAAATCGTTCTTTTGTCCTAAAAGTAAATACGTTGTTTTTAAGTTGTCTCTAACTGTTTGCGATAATGGAGGCCCTAATAGGAGTTCTGTGATTTCATTGATTAATTCGTTTGGATCAGATGGTTGATCAAATTTTTTTATAAAATTAATATAATCCATTTTGGTAATGTATCCATAAGATGGACTATTAGCACCATCGTAAGTATTTGTTTTTGGTAATGCAAAATTAGATCTTGATATGGCAGATATGGATCCTAACCGAATTGGATAAGTTGATGTATCTATCCATATTTCATGAAACGATGGTGATTGATAATAGGCCGCCATCCTGCAACATTTGGTGGGTCATTAATATCTTGGCCTTGATTGAAAATATGAGTACGAATGATATTCCAAAAATAATATTGTGCCTCTAATTGGATGGATTTAGGTGTTGGATAATCCAGTTGTCTGATCATGCCGACTGTAAACTCTATAGGACTTTTAACCATGCAACCTTTGTGCTCATTTTTAAAGAATACTTCTGAACTAAAAAGGGCGTGAATGACATACCGCATTTGATCTGGATCATTGACATTTTGTCTAAAGATTTCTGCTAGTGGTTCGATAAGTTCAGCTTCAATTTCAGGTGTGATGTCGTAATATCCAAAATAGTTCCATAATCTTCGACAAACATATTTGGATACTTCATCAGTAGCAAAAATCATTTCAATCATTTGATCGATTTCCAAAAAAGCTAGCTTTTCTTCTATGGTATCAAAGGGCGTTGGATCTGTTATAGATCTATCCGGTGAAATGGTAAGGTTATTATAGAATGGTGAAAACGTTTTTACGCCATTGTCATGATTATTTTTATTAAATGCCTTTTTAGGTAAAATATTCATTTGGACACCATTGACATTTCCTCGTTCAATAACATACCAACCTGTCAATACTCTTGCTGCTGATTTGACATCTTCCTCCGTATATCCAGAACCTTGGCCCTTGCCAACACAAAAAAGTTCTTGTAATTCTCTAGCAAAATTTTCATCTGGTGCAGCTTTAGTATTTTTTTCACCATTTAAATATCGGAGCATACCGGGATCAAGCGTAATATCTTTTACGAGTTGTTTGTAATTTCCGAATGCATATTTTCTGTAGAGCGATTGAGTAGCATACATCATATGTGCATTTTCAAGAGTTGCATCTTCCGTTACCAACAGGGTTTGATAGAACATAATCATTTTTTCATAGACACTTCTGTCTTGATGTATCTGTAAGCCGGTCCACCATTGTTTTAAATTGAGTCTTCGCGCACTATTGGAACTGGCTAAAAAATTAGTTTGTACAGGTTTGTCAACCCAGGTTTCGCCCCAGTTTACAATAGTTTCAATAGTACCGTTATTATTAATTTTATCAAAAGTATCTTTTGATGGATCTGTATTATTGTAATAAGTTCTAA
Coding sequences:
- a CDS encoding anion permease, encoding MNTANKYYLSTLGILLLLLIFYFINPLNLEIKALKVIVVGLFMISLWILEWIPMPVVALIPLFVFPIWNIESIQDISKHYADPIIFLFMGGFFLALAIEKWNLHQRIALNILKKQEAMEIKSC
- a CDS encoding DUF1501 domain-containing protein → MKRRSFIQSVPIAIGGMTVNAYANSPLLSVLNSSLEETDRILLIVQMIGGNDGLNTVIPLDQYSALSKSTVRQNILIPEDKVLKLKGTNNATGLHPSLNRLYDLFNNNKLSIIQSVGYPKFSYSHFRATDIWMTGADTNEYLNSGWAGRYLANEFPNYPVGFPNPSIPDPLAIRIGGNVVLALQNQGVPMGISIFNTNDPFNLTNSILSDPTPNNYLGKELAYVREVQRQTDKFGDAVQAAGFKGKNASSIYPKLSTDPGYALGNQLAIIARLIHGGIKTRIFFVHTDGFDTHSGQVSSSDHTIGTHANLLKGVSDAIGAFMDDAKLLGFEDRIAGMTFSEFGRRIISNASGGTDHGAAQPIFLFGGKVVPGVVGSNPIIDPNSNVNSNLPMQYDFRSVYASILADWFCVQQPDLDQIQLRNYQRLPVFDPGNCIPTSIHEEHRKLGENLVYAYPNPFVQSTKIKFETKGGHTLVQIINNSGSVIKTLIDQNLDAGKYDVDCNLEDSPSGIYYVRLQNMVLQQVKSIMKVNG
- a CDS encoding anion permease, translating into MESTPKNCIEYSKKTGGNGNQILLGFMISTFVISMWISNTATTMMMFPIALSVLKVMSRNYDKSTLGNFSTAILLSIAYASNIGGLSTIIGTPPNTAYVGFMADHMNINISFFQWFLFCFPLAVLILIALYLAFTKWLFPNDIKANAKTDSFISSKLLDLGPWTKAEKRVFIVFICTATLWMTKDLIVNLLSIPINDTIIAIMGAFALFCLPSGMKPNTNSEINVDEEENVNHFNNILNWKDTSKMAWGILLMFGGGLALAKAMENAGVMKMIGEGISNYAPDNRFLLIMLVATVSIFLSEVMSNIAQVIVMAPILASLAIALQIPPIILGIPMTLAASCAGMLPMGTPPNAIAYSSGLIPLKSMLRAGLVLNLFSIVIISLFSYFIMDFIF
- a CDS encoding DUF1800 family protein codes for the protein MLKLYSGPFGKSEVLHLLRRTMFGVSKADLHFFMSKTLSESLDILINTKPTTPNPPLRTYYNNTDPSKDTFDKINNNGTIETIVNWGETWVDKPVQTNFLASSNSARRLNLKQWWTGLQIHQDRSVYEKMIMFYQTLLVTEDATLENAHMMYATQSLYRKYAFGNYKQLVKDITLDPGMLRYLNGEKNTKAAPDENFARELQELFCVGKGQGSGYTEEDVKSAARVLTGWYVIERGNVNGVQMNILPKKAFNKNNHDNGVKTFSPFYNNLTISPDRSITDPTPFDTIEEKLAFLEIDQMIEMIFATDEVSKYVCRRLWNYFGYYDITPEIEAELIEPLAEIFRQNVNDPDQMRYVIHALFSSEVFFKNEHKGCMVKSPIEFTVGMIRQLDYPTPKSIQLEAQYYFWNIIRTHIFNQGQDINDPPNVAGWRPIINHHRFMKYG
- a CDS encoding response regulator transcription factor; protein product: MIRTIIVDDEPLAIEILEAYIMKMPNMNLIAKCSNALEANEVLRTEDIDLMFLDIEMPMMLGTDFLKSLKDPPQIIFTTAYPEFAVQGFELNALDYLLKPISLDRFIKAVNKVVVRYEPSMSSKEYSKSLDYIFVKADKKLIKINFSEIIYIEGLKDYVLIHTDQSRIITLQTMKSLEEKLPVELFIRAHRSYIVNLNRIKAIIGNTIEVLEKDQIKQLPIGKNYKDEIEVMIEKKRI